A region of the Labeo rohita strain BAU-BD-2019 chromosome 5, IGBB_LRoh.1.0, whole genome shotgun sequence genome:
ACTTGTAAGTAGAAgtcatgtaaatgtctttctttatttcttcagagCTGCACCGGTGCGCTGTGTTCTGTCTGCTGCAGTTGGGTGGCGAGATCTTTGACACAGACATGGTGATGGTGGACAGGACGCTGACAGATATCTGCTTTGACAACACAATTGTCTTGTGagtgtgcatgtttgttttgtctttttaaccGCTTCTGGACATTTATTCCACACATAGTGTTTCATCTTTGTGCAACCGAAACCTTAAAAGAAGTCTCCTATGCTCATGAaggctatatttatttgatcaaaaatacagtgaaaatggttaaatgttatataaaaatataataaaacgttactatttacataatatataagtttctttaaagaaaaaactgactgaaaacttttgagcagcaatGTATACTACATTTAAtagtgacatatcatgaaaatcttaCTTGTACTTcagtgtttaagtgctataaatgggtccctggtgcatctaccaacccagaaaacatgaataagaacaacccagtaactttgtttctCAGCCTTTCTCAgcaagcttgtgaaaaaacGAGCCGCTCAGATTTCACTCCCCTCGTGATGTggtaaggggatcttattataatattaccacccctaatctgcatgtttccacccacggcgctgttatttttttcacaagtgACAGCAGTGTACACTATTTGGAGTGCCAGCCTCAGAGGatacaagagagcagtggatttattgatttatttactgtatattatgctactgccacacagatctaatataaacatgcaatgtctttCCTAGCTGTTTAGCtttacagacataaccgactgtttttataactcctgtgtttttaacatacatttgtgtgtatctgacagtttaagcacaataagacatgaataagaacttagtttagtactcacatgctcatttgcatttaaagagacatgcacgaaaacagcgtgtttctgcttccacttaaAATAGGCATTtccaaaatgatataataaatgatctgtggagtATATTAAGCTGAAACCTCACAGACACCTtttggggacacctgagacttatattacatcttgtaaaaaggggcataatcagtctctttaaaatgtacatttgcaCTATTCTGATGTTAAATGTGTGTAGTAATACAAAGTGCTTCATTCATGCTGTGTTTCCTTTGTGCAGTAATGAGGCCGGTCCAGGGTTCGAGCTGCGGGTGGAGCTGTATAGCTGTTGTTCAGAGGAGGACTACTCAGCAGGCAGCACACCGCGGAAGCTGGCCAGCAAGCTGAGCTCTTCTCTGGGAAGGTCGGCAGGAAAGAAAATGAGGGCGGCCTTGGAGCCTGGAGCCTGCAGCCCCACTAGCAATGGAGGAGGAGCGACAATCCTGCTGCCTGTGCCCTCTGTACCGTAAGTGTgtagaaacacacacataaacacactgcTGCTACGTGATTGCTGTAGACTGCAGACCAGTGATAAATGTATGTTTAGTAATATGGAAATACACCATACAACATActatactgtttaaaagattttttaaatgcctTTGAAAGTCTTATATGCTCACCAGGACTGCATTTATTggatctaaaatacagtaaaaactggaatattgtgaaataattttacaatttaaaataactgtttgctgttttaaaatattttgaaatgtcttttttgctctgtgatggcaaagctgaattttcagcatcattactcagtgtcttaagtgtcacatgatccttctaatACACtcatttgttgctcaagaaacatatcTTATTATCaatgccacttttgatcaatttaatgcatcattggTGAATAAAAGCAGTAATTACTTTCTTAAAAAGTATTACTGACCCTAAACAGAACACTTTTAAATGGCTTTTCAGTTATTCATAATCACTTTTCATAATAAtgccttgtaaatatatattttttatttttatttcagggcTTTTTGATTGACagtttaaatatgttttcatattcCCTATCtcattgtgttttatgtgtttatagGGGGCCCAAATATCATCTTTTGGCTCACACAACCCTCAATCTCTCTCACGTCCAGGACAGCTTCCGCACACATGACCTCACCATCACAGGAAATGGTGAGCGGCCAAACCTCTTTTTAAATCTCCACTTTTTTTGTAACCAGAAAcatctttatttataaaacatgtcaaatactgtatatgtcagccacatttttttgtaacttttgaaATTCTAATACgtcatttgaaaaacaaaaccagtcgtaagggtcagtatttttttaattgcgaTTTATACATCTTctaaaagctttccattgatgtatggtttggatGGGACAACATTTgtctgaaatacaactatttgaaaacctggaatctgagggtgcaaaaaaaaatttattttttaagtttttagcaatgcatattactaatctaaaattaaataatatattcacggtaggaaatttacaaaatatcttcatggagcatgatctttatttaatatcctaatgatttttggcataaaagaaaaattgatgtttttacccatacaatgtattttttttttcttttctttttttgggatGAAGTGATAAAGTGAGATCTGTCAACAAGTGCCTTCTGGGATTTTATTTAAAGCGCATTAGTTTTATCACATGCTAGTTTTCTTCACACTGCAGGTAATCAATTACAGACAAGCCTGTAGAGTGCGTGTGTGTCGTCAACATCTGTCAGATTTATTGTGTTAGGGTCACGCTCATAAACTTCTCTGCATGGCCAGTCGTGGTGTGTATAGGGCCAATAAGAGGTGCTTATAGCCGCCTTTATGTCTGAGGAGTTACTTCAGACACTCTTACAGCCCGAGTGTGGGCTGCTCGCTCTCGCAGATGattgtttatttcattgtaCAATATGTACTATAAATATAGGGTGCAAAACATGACGTCATTCGAATAGCTTGTTTACTTGGTTTTAAATACAGTTTCTAACTTTGTAAGATCACACATTACTTTATCTTTCTCTCAGTGGGAGTGTCATTACTGtctcattttgtctttttctgtaGAGGAGTGTTCATACTGGCTGCCTCTGTATGGCGGTGTATGTTGTCGTCTGGCTGCTCAACCTCATTGTATGACACAGCAGATGATGAGTGGCTGTCTGAGGGTTAAGGTGTGAAGGAAACACATTTACTCATTTCAATATCATATTTCCCCATTTAGGTTTTCTTTGGCCTAATGTTCTCTTTCCTTTCTCTCAAGCTTGGAGGTGAGCCACAAGGATGGACCAATGTCTATGGTGTTTTAAAAGGAACAAACCTCTTCTGTTATCATCAGAAGGAGGACATGGAGGCCAGTGTGGAGCCTGTCTTAACTATTGGGATTAACAAAGTAAGTTCAGTCATGCTCATTTATGCATGATATCAGGGTCATTGTTCTGCTTTTGGAGATATCATGggatattttcttttgtggagaTCTTGAAAGCACTCTTTCAGATGGATCCTTTCTTTTTAGAAAGAGATGTTTtgtcagaacatttttttattgtgtcaGTAGTTATGAAAAGAAGTTTTGTTAGCCATGCACTTGGTCTGGATCTTCAGTGTCCCTAGAGAGTTGCGTATCATGAGCACAAAGAGCTTGTTTTAACATCTGAGAGCTGCACTGTGAGTCTGCACATTCCTTAGCTCTCAGGTGACTGCTGTGCACTGGACACGCTTTACCTGTGCtatgctgccacctactggttaGAATTGAAAGTACTATTTAATACTGCAAAAAAAGGTCAAACCAACattttattcagacaccttcaacatttcttacattatcagtttttttactatagtttaaaaaatggtaataaaatatgtctaaaactcagagttaaactgtgtcagaacaaattcatctagaTAATGTCTAGATAactagaaaggtatgtaatggattacagtcaaccaaaaattcatgttagtatgacaatatttgcacagctatcaatactttgttgacctattaccaagcaatgcttaatgtTGTTCAGTTTGTGTTGTAAAAAGTTCgtattagcaattaaagaaaaacacttaagcaaaacgtggtcaggtcaaagtgtatGAATAATgtttggtcccaaatttttataacttttactggtagtccactgtatgaagaatttttgagTATAATATgtcagtttactttattttgctatccccacttacataaatgaactatggtatcctgcacccactagtaaaacatattaaaaattatgaatcatttttggtttgactgtatgtgCAAAAGTGTTCTGTGACTGTGACTGTAAACAAGAACTTTATGCATAACTGTGTGtcagaatattttaaaagaacagtttgaATGtgaaaaactaatattttacaCTATACCCTTTTAGATATGATAAAAGTAATAGTAAGTTAGTAAATAGTAAGTAAAATGTGTAATCAACCATTCTTCATTCTGAAATAAACTGTCAGGCTTTACATTATTCTCCTTATAACATgacattaaatttaattttatattgttaggtataaatgtttgtataagattttatattgttagaacAAATAGACAATAGACAATAGTAATGTTATGTATATAGTTGATgttgtaatgtactcaccccccttgtcatccaagatgttcatgtctttctttcttcagtcgtaaaaaaaaaaaatattaacatttaacattatattaacaattaaaaaatatatataaacatttcagcatttttctccatataatggactgatatggtgccccaattttgaacttccaaaatgcagtttaaatgtggcttcaaacgatcccaaatgcggttgtaaacgatcccagccgaggaagaagggtcttatctagcgaaacgatcagttaatttcattaaaaaaatatgattttaatcatttttaatctcaaacactcgtcttgcctttctctccctgagctctgtgtattctggctcaagacagttagggtatgtcgaaaaactctaaccgtattttctccctcaacttcaaaaatcatttcaaaattatcctaGATTGGTGcagaagtatcgacccagtctttgcaaagtgaacatgcaaagaagatcaaacacccttgacaaaaaaggtaaaacagtgatataggacgattttgaagttgagggagaacatgagatgggagtttttcgacataccctaattgtcatgacccagaacaaaaacagtttaggcagagtaagacaagacaagcatttggcattttattaaaataaccaatcgtttcgctagataagacccttctttttcggctgggatcatttacaaccgcctttgggatcgtttgaagctgcatttaaactccattttgcaagttcaaaatccgggcaccataccagtccattatggagaaaaatgcagaaatgttttccttaaaacataattcctttacaactgaagaaagaaagacattaacatcgtggatgacaagggggtgagtacattatctgtcaattgttgttctggaagtggacttctcctttaagacttgaatagcttaatataatgtatatgatGTCTCGTACTGAAATATGAAGCAGAAAAACCATGAggatttacgttattttaaaaaatccacatcatgtATAAATATTGTGGACTATGTGGGGCGCCATTATTTAGATGACGTGAAATAGTCGCACTCACTGAGTTATTGGCGCTagctgttgctatttttaacaCAACACGACTCGGAAAATACTACTTTactaaccctggtgaaaaaaccagcatatgctggtagctatgttttgatgctgggatgctggttaggtatgttttgatgctggtttaagctggtctatgctggtccttagctggtttatgctggtcctttgctggtttatgctggtccttgaccagcaacatgaccagcaaaggaccagcttaaaccagcatcaaaacatacctaaccagcatcccagcatcaaaacatagctaccagcatatgctgtttttttcaccagggaaagcCTCacaggcatcagggctaaagtgtaTAATTTcatgtagtatttttttttatagaaatgtgttttttttcacgTGTCTCTATCTCAGGAGACGAGAATACGGGCCGCAGAGAAGGATCCTCACAGCAAGGCACAGAACATCTGTATCACTAACCAGTATGGAGGAGAGGAGGTGACGCACACACTAGCGGCGGACAGCAGAGAAGACACTCAGCGCTGGATGGAGGCCTTCTGGCAGCAGTTCTATGATATGAGTGCGTACATGAACTCTAAACTTGAAATGTCACCATAAAGCCATAAGCCACGACTGTACGTTACTGTGCAAAAAACTCTTAACTGtggtaaaatcatttttatgtcaGTCTTTGAATGGCTTTCtgctttttaatgaaatggTGAAAGACCCAAtgcatgaaaataatatttaaaaagtaaataaatgtaatgccAGACAATACAATTCACTGGACTTGCAGTAAATATAGTGTGCTGGCAGAGATGTGTGACTCAGCTGCTTGCTCCCTCTACAGGCCAGTGGAGGCAGTGCTGTGACGACCTGATGAAGATTGAGCTGCCTTCACCTCGCAAACCTGCCATTGTCACACCGAAGCAGGGCTCTCTGTATCATGAGATGGGTGAGTGTTTTCAAAtctttttacacatttacagaGGCTGGAGGAGAGTTTTAAATTCTAGATTGTCACAAAATAAAGTCCAGAGGGAACTACAGAGACATGTAGACAGATAATGACAGAAATAATGCACAAGCAGGATTTCCTGTCATGAACAACACAGATATGCCTGTGAATCTAACGATGATGTGTGGATTGAACTGCATGTCCTCGTCTCTGTCAGATCTTTCTCTTTATCGGTTTATCTCCTTTAACTGCTAAATGAACAGTCTGCTGTTTCTGACAAACTGACagtcttttctttctctttctctgtcttatTTTCTCTGTGGTTTTTATGTCCGTTCCTTCACTGTTGTTTTCCTGTCTGTTTTTCCCCTCATCTTTCACTTTGCTCCTATTGATTTTTCTTACTCTCTTGTATGCTTTAAATTTGAAATCCAAACATCCATCCCATACATTCCCCAACCACTGTATCATTATTTGGTTGCTATATAAACACTCATTCCCGTGCCCTCCCCACAACCCTGCGTTTGTTGGCCCCTTGTGCGTTTTGCTGGCCTCCCCCTCATCAGTGGCCCCTGCATCCGGTGAGGGGCTTTTGCTGCAGGATAACGCTGTCTCTGCCGAGATCCGAGCTCTGCTTTCCTCCTATTACAATGACAGGTGAAGTAACTCTGATGAGAAGTTACCTGACCTCACCCCCGACCCACATTAGATGCTACTGTCCCACGTGATCCCAAGCTTTTTTGTCACCCCCGTGAACGACAATTTTGACGCCATGTAAATTtcttacatatataaaatgcatatatacatttctaaaatttgtaaaaacaaaactaggTAACAACAAAGTAAATTGGTTTATATTCATTGTATTTATTAGATAGGAGAAACCTAGTAGAATGCCATATATTCATggttttattgtttacatttttaagtgaaaaagtaaaatataaaataataaaatatgtaacagattaattgaattatttcattgatttaattaaatttattacttttattttaacactttttgtgtttttatttttactttttatcttatttcatttttaacatttttaaaattttattctgaaaaatttaaaatataacaaaaatgttcaaataaatgactgaaaataaaacttttcagattgttttatttttatcaatttatttgaatatttctgttctttattttttactttttgtataacacatttttatatattagttgttaatgtatttttttttttttagttttgttaaatgaattaCAGTTATAGGTTCAGTTCATGTAGTTGTTTTAATtctactcattttattttaacagttttttattgtgtaaattcaaggttttaattttactaatttaattttaattattttaattatattaaagtatGCTTTCATAAGATTCatcactgaaaataaaactttttgtattgtttttatatatactaatttatttgaacatttctgtgatttattttcacttttagtataacataacatatttttacatattaatagttaatgtagttttttacatattaattacaATGATAGGTGAAGTTAATATCGTTGTTTCAGTtgtactcattttattttaacagttttttgtgtaaattcaaggttttcattttactaatttatttttaatatgtttaattattaaaatatacctTTATAAGATTCAcgaataaaaaatgatattatttttactaatttatttttaacatttatgttttttttttgttttttgtttttttttgtaaaacactttttttccatATTCATTACAATGATAGGTGAAgttaatatagttattgtttCAATtgtactcattttattttattgtgttgtataattgcttttcattttaataatttaattttaactatattattattattattaaaggtaaagttaattttgttgtttcaattgtactcattttatttttattttagttttttattgtgtaaattcaaggtaaatttaaggtattttaacagtttttttattattgtgtaatttcatggtttcatgattttactaatttttttttagtagttttattaaattattattttgttatattaaaatatgctttCATAAAATTCATCAGATTCCAACAATTAGCTTGTCAGTTCTTTATTGTTAGAAGAAACTCAGTGGTCacaacttacaaaaaaaaaatgtcccacTGTCTGAAAGCAATAATATAAGCCATGCTGGATGTTAAGGTTGgttttttgaaagtttaaaaaaaattgtcaaattacatttttcagctttttttcatTATGGCAACTGTTTCTCTTCCACCACAGTTATTGACACGTCTGATGACATTGGAACGGTCACTGACATCCTGGCTCGTCGTATTGAAGAGTTTGAGCTGAGGGCCCAGCTGGGATCTCCTCCTCACTGGATGTCCTTGTTTGATGAAGATCCCCCGAGATCCCCTCACAACCATCACCACCTGCCGCCCCACTCGCCCAGTCCTCGCCTGCACAGCCGCCAGCCCCGCAGCCCACGCTGCCACCGCACACCCGGCCTTCTCTCCTCCAATGCTAGTCTGACCTCAGACAGCGACAGTCCCACCAGCGTCAGCCCCTGCTTCCGCCAGGCATGGTCCCCCGACACCTCTTCCCCCTCCGGCCGCTTCCGCCCCCGTACCCTCTCCCTGGACGCCAAGCTCTCCACTCTGCGCGGCCGAGGCTACGGCGGCTTCCGGTGCAACTGCCAGCCGCCGACCGCCAGCTCTGTGTCTCCTCGTCCCACTCAGACTGCTCTGTCCTGCTCCAGCTCCACTTCCAGCAGCAGCTCCAGTGAGGGAAGCAACAGTCAAGAGTCAGACCTGGGCTTCTCGAGACCGTCCGGCGCACGTCGTAGCTTGAGGAACCTGAGAGCCAAGCTAGACCCCAGGAACTGGCTGCAGAGTCAGGTGTAGCTGTCACATTTCTTCTGGTTAACGTCAGAGCCATCACAACTCCCTGGAAAAAACTGGAATACCTGAGGTCATGTATGCTCAATGTCTGTCACTGCGTTCTATTCACATAATGAGATCAACATGAAAATGAACTGTTCTTCTGCCTTTTAAAGGAGCCTCCACAATGGGAATTCAATACTACTAGTTATAAAATACACTACTAATGTATATATAGCTTTACACATTGTCTCTCCATGAATAGCTCATTATTTTGGATCTTTGGAGAGTGTAGATGTTTTATGTGAGACAGATTCCTGGTACAGTGGTTATATACTGGATTGAAGCAGTTGTCCTGGTGTTGTAAGAGCTTTTTGGCCAGTCATTGTGTCTGTGTGCACTGTTTTAGAAATATGCTTCAGAAAGTGCTATTAGGATCAAGTCTGCAGAGTATTCATCATCACAAGGCTGGCAAAAAcactacttttcaaaagtttggggtcagtgagatttttaaatgtttatgagaaagttttaagtctcttatgctcaccaagactgcatttatttgatcaaaaatggagtaatattgtgaaatattattatagtttaaaataacagcatcaTTACATAATCTTTATAATTCCGTGATGTGGAAAACATggacggaatccagtcataaaacagaaaacactaaCACAGAATCACGGATTTTGccaaattttgaatgaataaatcaaaagtaggttgGTAAACGACTTGAAATGCGATATGGAGTACTGTATTTTCTGCGTGCTTCTGTGTGAatgggttgccaggttttcataacaaaacctGTCCAATTGCCacttaaaactagcccagtcgCGTTTCGAGGGGGTCCCTGCTAAAAAACGCATTCTTGGAgataaaatacaagttttttttgttaaggttcccctggtaaattc
Encoded here:
- the rtkna gene encoding rhotekin isoform X1, translated to MFCRNQTARATIARGSALEMEIRRGKFRQSVFMETPQDSDIQKKIDYEIRMREGACKLLAACSQRDQALEASKSLLTCNARIMAYMSELQRMKEAQVMQRVARRSSDAGPMDDRSPCKGKVAISDLRIPLMWKDTEYFKNKGELHRCAVFCLLQLGGEIFDTDMVMVDRTLTDICFDNTIVFNEAGPGFELRVELYSCCSEEDYSAGSTPRKLASKLSSSLGRSAGKKMRAALEPGACSPTSNGGGATILLPVPSVPGPKYHLLAHTTLNLSHVQDSFRTHDLTITGNEECSYWLPLYGGVCCRLAAQPHCMTQQMMSGCLRVKLGGEPQGWTNVYGVLKGTNLFCYHQKEDMEASVEPVLTIGINKETRIRAAEKDPHSKAQNICITNQYGGEEVTHTLAADSREDTQRWMEAFWQQFYDMSQWRQCCDDLMKIELPSPRKPAIVTPKQGSLYHEMVIDTSDDIGTVTDILARRIEEFELRAQLGSPPHWMSLFDEDPPRSPHNHHHLPPHSPSPRLHSRQPRSPRCHRTPGLLSSNASLTSDSDSPTSVSPCFRQAWSPDTSSPSGRFRPRTLSLDAKLSTLRGRGYGGFRCNCQPPTASSVSPRPTQTALSCSSSTSSSSSSEGSNSQESDLGFSRPSGARRSLRNLRAKLDPRNWLQSQV
- the rtkna gene encoding rhotekin isoform X4; this encodes MFCRNQTARATIARGSALEMEIRRGKFRQSVFMETPQDSDIQKKIDYEIRMREGACKLLAACSQRDQALEASKSLLTCNARIMAYMSELQRMKEAQVMQRVARRSSDAGPMDDRSPCKGKVAISDLRIPLMWKDTEYFKNKGELHRCAVFCLLQLGGEIFDTDMVMVDRTLTDICFDNTIVFNEAGPGFELRVELYSCCSEEDYSAGSTPRKLASKLSSSLGRSAGKKMRAALEPGACSPTSNGGGATILLPVPSVPGPKYHLLAHTTLNLSHVQDSFRTHDLTITGNEECSYWLPLYGGVCCRLAAQPHCMTQQMMSGCLRVKLGGEPQGWTNVYGVLKGTNLFCYHQKEDMEASVEPVLTIGINKETRIRAAEKDPHSKAQNICITNQYGGEEVTHTLAADSREDTQRWMEAFWQQFYDMSQWRQCCDDLMKIELPSPRKPAIVTPKQGSLYHEMVAPASGEGLLLQDNAVSAEIRALLSSYYNDSY
- the rtkna gene encoding rhotekin isoform X2, coding for MMPIDRLADMEEKLRILEDLNMIYIRQIALSLKDSDIQKKIDYEIRMREGACKLLAACSQRDQALEASKSLLTCNARIMAYMSELQRMKEAQVMQRVARRSSDAGPMDDRSPCKGKVAISDLRIPLMWKDTEYFKNKGELHRCAVFCLLQLGGEIFDTDMVMVDRTLTDICFDNTIVFNEAGPGFELRVELYSCCSEEDYSAGSTPRKLASKLSSSLGRSAGKKMRAALEPGACSPTSNGGGATILLPVPSVPGPKYHLLAHTTLNLSHVQDSFRTHDLTITGNEECSYWLPLYGGVCCRLAAQPHCMTQQMMSGCLRVKLGGEPQGWTNVYGVLKGTNLFCYHQKEDMEASVEPVLTIGINKETRIRAAEKDPHSKAQNICITNQYGGEEVTHTLAADSREDTQRWMEAFWQQFYDMSQWRQCCDDLMKIELPSPRKPAIVTPKQGSLYHEMVIDTSDDIGTVTDILARRIEEFELRAQLGSPPHWMSLFDEDPPRSPHNHHHLPPHSPSPRLHSRQPRSPRCHRTPGLLSSNASLTSDSDSPTSVSPCFRQAWSPDTSSPSGRFRPRTLSLDAKLSTLRGRGYGGFRCNCQPPTASSVSPRPTQTALSCSSSTSSSSSSEGSNSQESDLGFSRPSGARRSLRNLRAKLDPRNWLQSQV
- the rtkna gene encoding rhotekin isoform X3; this translates as MNNTKNQRDSDIQKKIDYEIRMREGACKLLAACSQRDQALEASKSLLTCNARIMAYMSELQRMKEAQVMQRVARRSSDAGPMDDRSPCKGKVAISDLRIPLMWKDTEYFKNKGELHRCAVFCLLQLGGEIFDTDMVMVDRTLTDICFDNTIVFNEAGPGFELRVELYSCCSEEDYSAGSTPRKLASKLSSSLGRSAGKKMRAALEPGACSPTSNGGGATILLPVPSVPGPKYHLLAHTTLNLSHVQDSFRTHDLTITGNEECSYWLPLYGGVCCRLAAQPHCMTQQMMSGCLRVKLGGEPQGWTNVYGVLKGTNLFCYHQKEDMEASVEPVLTIGINKETRIRAAEKDPHSKAQNICITNQYGGEEVTHTLAADSREDTQRWMEAFWQQFYDMSQWRQCCDDLMKIELPSPRKPAIVTPKQGSLYHEMVIDTSDDIGTVTDILARRIEEFELRAQLGSPPHWMSLFDEDPPRSPHNHHHLPPHSPSPRLHSRQPRSPRCHRTPGLLSSNASLTSDSDSPTSVSPCFRQAWSPDTSSPSGRFRPRTLSLDAKLSTLRGRGYGGFRCNCQPPTASSVSPRPTQTALSCSSSTSSSSSSEGSNSQESDLGFSRPSGARRSLRNLRAKLDPRNWLQSQV